The Acropora muricata isolate sample 2 chromosome 5, ASM3666990v1, whole genome shotgun sequence genome includes a window with the following:
- the LOC136916070 gene encoding vesicle transport protein USE1-like yields MTPSLKVVNMAASRLEINFRRLLERCETMAAELQDDKENVNWRLEKYVTTLHKQLTELKKSSSQPSADTMNEFGKKVEFLNGLIATQKLKSPTKKFIASQQLVRPLSQMLGQTTTSKERPKARAQELHIRAKSQINKEMRKELLENDKRDDTDGLRNRLLGEKKGDTNDDSIDTVLQYHQNMQENIAEEMIKMAQNLKHTSIMANNIIKEDNKALEQATKLADSNFEKLKRESERLEELTQAPCSWWMWIMLIIVCIVFMFMIMFIRLFPKN; encoded by the exons ATGACGCCTTCTCTGAAAGTTGTCAACATGGCGGCCTCAAGACTGGAGATAAACTTTCGACGCTTGTTAGAACGGTGTGAAACAATGGCAGCTGAATTACAGGATGACAAAGAAAATGTCAATTGGAGATTAGAAAAG TACGTCACAACGTTGCATAAACAACTTACAGAACTAAAGAAGTCGAGCAG CCAACCAAGTGCAGATACCATGAATGAATTTGGCAAAAAAGTTGAATTTCTGAACGGTCTCATCGCAACACAGAAATTG AAATCTCCAACAAAGAAGTTCATTGCAAGTCAGCAGCTGGTTCGTCCTCTGAGTCAGATGTTAGGGCAGACTACTACAAGTAAAGAGCGACCAAAAGCAAGAGCTCAAGAACTCCACATTAGAGCAAAGTCAcagataaacaaagaaatgagaaaagAACTTCTGGAAAATG ATAAAAGAGACGACACTGATGGGTTGAGAAACAG GTTACTAGGTGAAAAGAAAGGTGACACAAATGATGACAGTATAGACACTGTACTTCAATATCATCAGAATATGCAAGAGAACATTGCTGAAGAAATGATAAAGATGGCTCAGAATTTGAAACACACATCCATCATGGCCAACAATATTATAAAAGAAGACAACAAG GCACTTGAACAAGCAACAAAGCTGGCAGACTCCAATTTTGAGAAACTCAAGAGAGAATCAGAAAGACTGGAAGAATTAACGCAGGCACCTTGTTCGTGGTGGATGTGGATCATGCTAATAATAGTGTGCATCGTGTTTATGTTTATGATCATGTTTATCAGACTTTTCCCaaagaattaa
- the LOC136916072 gene encoding catenin beta-like isoform X2, translating to METSRMGIPHGEMSKQQQTAMWHQQYHDSGIMSGATTTTHSVKGDDDDDYMKTTHMTFEWEQGFSDQDMHAMNEQFVSSRSQRIRQAMFPETLEEGAHIPSTQFDSASSTAVQRLAEPSLMLKQAVVNLINYQDDADLATRAIPELTKLLNDEDQVVVGQAAMMVHQLSKKDASRHAIMNSPQMVGTLVKALNNSNDAETTRCAAGTLHNLSHHRQGLLSIFKSGGIPALVRLLGSPVEAVVFYAITTLHNLLLHQEGAKMAVRLAGGLQKMVALLSRTNVKFLAIVTDCLHVLAYGNKESKLIILASGGPAELVRIMRSYTYEKLLFTTSRVLKVLSVDTDNKQAIVEAGGMQALAMHLGHQSNRLVQNCLWTLRNLSDAATKEEGLDNLLQMLVQLLSSNDIQVVTCAAGVLSNLTCNNPGNKQLVYRFGGIEALVRTCMQAGDREDITEPAVCALRHLTSRHEDAEKAQNAVRVHFGLPVLVKLLYPPSRWPLIKAVIGLMRNLALCPLNHTPIREHGGLPQLVQLMMRAHQDMQRRPGQSVVIDNVRMEDIVDGCVGALHILAREAHNRAVIRSLHCIPLFVQLLYCPIENIQRVAAGVLCELAQDKEGAETIEAENATAPLTDLLHSRNEGIAAYAAAVLFRMSEDKSQDYKKRLSVELTSSLFREDAPWPEAMDGDFPDPAYNMPPGAGYGYPHDGFDYNQPMDYSHEAGYDFHHGDPGMQPLGHPPARGGTWYDTDL from the exons ATGGAAACCAGCCGAATGGGAATTCCTCATGGTGAAATGAGCAAACAACAGCAAACAGCGATGTGGCATCAACAGTATCATGACTCTGGCATAATGTCTGGTGCCACCACTACCACTCATTCAGTGAagggtgatgatgatgacgattacATGAAGACTACGCACATGACATTTGAGTGGGAACAAGGATTCTCTGATCAGGACATGCATGCCATGAATGAACAgtttgtttcatcaaggag TCAGCGTATCCGTCAAGCCATGTTTCCTGAAACCTTAGAAGAAGGAGCGCACATTCCATCTACACAGTTTGACTCAGCTTCCTCTACTGCTGTCCAGCGCCTTGCTGAACCATCACTTATGCTTAAGCAAGCTGTGGTCAACCTGATAAATTACCAG GATGATGCTGATCTGGCTACTCGTGCCATTCCTGAACTGACAAAGTTATTAAATGATGAAGACCAG GTGGTTGTGGGCCAAGCTGCCATGATGGTGCATCAACTTTCCAAGAAAGATGCCAGCCGCCATGCAATCATGAATTCCCCACAAATGGTTGGTACTCTTGTTAAGGCCCTGAATAACTCAAATGATGCAGAGACAACACGATGTGCAGCTGGCACTTTACACAACTTATCTCATCACAG ACAAGGTTTGCTATCAATCTTCAAATCTGGAGGCATCCCAGCTCTTGTGAGATTACTTGGGTCTCCTGTGGAGGCAGTAGTATTCTATGCCATCACAACTCTTCATAATCTTTTGCTGCATCAAGAAGGGGCCAAAATGGCTGTCAGACTTGCAGGAGGTTTGCAGAAAATGGTAGCTTTGCTGAGTCGAACCAATGTCAAATTTCTTGCCATTGTGACAG ACTGTCTTCATGTTCTGGCTTATGGTAACAAGGAAAGCAAGCTGATTATTCTGGCATCTGGTGGACCTGCAGAACTGGTTCGCATCATGAGAAGCTATACATATGAGAAGCTGCTTTTTACAACCAGCCGTGTTCTGAAAGTGCTATCTGTAGATACAGATAACAAGCAAGCAATAGTTGAG gctGGAGGAATGCAAGCACTTGCTATGCATTTGGGTCACCAAAGTAACAGACTGGTACAGAACTGTCTGTGGACACTGCGTAATTTGTCAGATGCAGCAACAAAAGAGGAAGGGCTTGATAACTTGCTTCAGATGTTAGTTCAACTGCTTTCGTCGAATGACATCCAAGTTGTGACATGTGCAGCTGGTGTCTTGTCAAATCTAACATGCAATAATCCGGGCAATAAACAGCTTGTTTATAGGTTTGGTGGTATTGAGGCATTGGTCAGGACATGTATGCAGGCTGGAGACCGGGAGGATATAACTGAGCCAGCG GTCTGTGCTCTTCGCCATCTAACAAGTCGTCATGAAGATGCAGAAAAAGCCCAGAATGCAGTGCGAGTTCACTTTGGCTTACCAGTCTTAGTGAAACTGCTTTACCCACCCTCCCGTTGGCCACTTATCAAAGCAGTCATTGGATTGATGCGAAATCTTGCATTGTGTCCACTGAACCACACTCCAATTAGAGAACATGGAGGTCTGCCACAGCTGGTCCAACTTATGATGCGTGCTCACCAAGACATGCAGAGGAGGCCTGGGCAGAGTGTTGTGATTGATAATGTCAGAATGGAAGACATTGTTGATGGATGTGTAGGTGCTCTCCATATTTTGGCACGCGAGGCACACAATAGAGCTGTTATACGAAGCCTTCATTGCATTCCCTTGTTTGTGCAG CTTTTATACTGCCCCATTGAAAATATCCAACGAGTGGCCGCAGGTGTTCTCTGTGAATTAGCACAAGACAAAGAAGGTGCTGAAACTATTGAAGCTGAGAATGCAACGGCTCCACTGACAGATCTGCTTCATTCGAGGAACGAGGGTATTGCTGCTTATGCTGCAGCGGTACTTTTCCGCATGTCAGAGGATAAGTCCCAAGACTACAAGAAACGACTTTCAGTTGAGCTGACCAGCTCACTGTTCCGTGAAGATGCACCATGGCCAGAG GCAATGGATGGTGACTTCCCAGACCCTGCTTACAATATGCCACCAGGAGCTGGCTATGGTTATCCACATGATGGCTTTGATTACAATCAGCCAATGGATTACTCTCATGAAGCAGGGTATGATTTTCACCATGGGGACCCTGGTATGCAGCCCCTTGGTCACCCTCCTGCCCGCGGTGGCACCTGGTACGATACTGATCTGTAA
- the LOC136916072 gene encoding catenin beta-like isoform X1 gives MFNMETSRMGIPHGEMSKQQQTAMWHQQYHDSGIMSGATTTTHSVKGDDDDDYMKTTHMTFEWEQGFSDQDMHAMNEQFVSSRSQRIRQAMFPETLEEGAHIPSTQFDSASSTAVQRLAEPSLMLKQAVVNLINYQDDADLATRAIPELTKLLNDEDQVVVGQAAMMVHQLSKKDASRHAIMNSPQMVGTLVKALNNSNDAETTRCAAGTLHNLSHHRQGLLSIFKSGGIPALVRLLGSPVEAVVFYAITTLHNLLLHQEGAKMAVRLAGGLQKMVALLSRTNVKFLAIVTDCLHVLAYGNKESKLIILASGGPAELVRIMRSYTYEKLLFTTSRVLKVLSVDTDNKQAIVEAGGMQALAMHLGHQSNRLVQNCLWTLRNLSDAATKEEGLDNLLQMLVQLLSSNDIQVVTCAAGVLSNLTCNNPGNKQLVYRFGGIEALVRTCMQAGDREDITEPAVCALRHLTSRHEDAEKAQNAVRVHFGLPVLVKLLYPPSRWPLIKAVIGLMRNLALCPLNHTPIREHGGLPQLVQLMMRAHQDMQRRPGQSVVIDNVRMEDIVDGCVGALHILAREAHNRAVIRSLHCIPLFVQLLYCPIENIQRVAAGVLCELAQDKEGAETIEAENATAPLTDLLHSRNEGIAAYAAAVLFRMSEDKSQDYKKRLSVELTSSLFREDAPWPEAMDGDFPDPAYNMPPGAGYGYPHDGFDYNQPMDYSHEAGYDFHHGDPGMQPLGHPPARGGTWYDTDL, from the exons A tgtTCAACATGGAAACCAGCCGAATGGGAATTCCTCATGGTGAAATGAGCAAACAACAGCAAACAGCGATGTGGCATCAACAGTATCATGACTCTGGCATAATGTCTGGTGCCACCACTACCACTCATTCAGTGAagggtgatgatgatgacgattacATGAAGACTACGCACATGACATTTGAGTGGGAACAAGGATTCTCTGATCAGGACATGCATGCCATGAATGAACAgtttgtttcatcaaggag TCAGCGTATCCGTCAAGCCATGTTTCCTGAAACCTTAGAAGAAGGAGCGCACATTCCATCTACACAGTTTGACTCAGCTTCCTCTACTGCTGTCCAGCGCCTTGCTGAACCATCACTTATGCTTAAGCAAGCTGTGGTCAACCTGATAAATTACCAG GATGATGCTGATCTGGCTACTCGTGCCATTCCTGAACTGACAAAGTTATTAAATGATGAAGACCAG GTGGTTGTGGGCCAAGCTGCCATGATGGTGCATCAACTTTCCAAGAAAGATGCCAGCCGCCATGCAATCATGAATTCCCCACAAATGGTTGGTACTCTTGTTAAGGCCCTGAATAACTCAAATGATGCAGAGACAACACGATGTGCAGCTGGCACTTTACACAACTTATCTCATCACAG ACAAGGTTTGCTATCAATCTTCAAATCTGGAGGCATCCCAGCTCTTGTGAGATTACTTGGGTCTCCTGTGGAGGCAGTAGTATTCTATGCCATCACAACTCTTCATAATCTTTTGCTGCATCAAGAAGGGGCCAAAATGGCTGTCAGACTTGCAGGAGGTTTGCAGAAAATGGTAGCTTTGCTGAGTCGAACCAATGTCAAATTTCTTGCCATTGTGACAG ACTGTCTTCATGTTCTGGCTTATGGTAACAAGGAAAGCAAGCTGATTATTCTGGCATCTGGTGGACCTGCAGAACTGGTTCGCATCATGAGAAGCTATACATATGAGAAGCTGCTTTTTACAACCAGCCGTGTTCTGAAAGTGCTATCTGTAGATACAGATAACAAGCAAGCAATAGTTGAG gctGGAGGAATGCAAGCACTTGCTATGCATTTGGGTCACCAAAGTAACAGACTGGTACAGAACTGTCTGTGGACACTGCGTAATTTGTCAGATGCAGCAACAAAAGAGGAAGGGCTTGATAACTTGCTTCAGATGTTAGTTCAACTGCTTTCGTCGAATGACATCCAAGTTGTGACATGTGCAGCTGGTGTCTTGTCAAATCTAACATGCAATAATCCGGGCAATAAACAGCTTGTTTATAGGTTTGGTGGTATTGAGGCATTGGTCAGGACATGTATGCAGGCTGGAGACCGGGAGGATATAACTGAGCCAGCG GTCTGTGCTCTTCGCCATCTAACAAGTCGTCATGAAGATGCAGAAAAAGCCCAGAATGCAGTGCGAGTTCACTTTGGCTTACCAGTCTTAGTGAAACTGCTTTACCCACCCTCCCGTTGGCCACTTATCAAAGCAGTCATTGGATTGATGCGAAATCTTGCATTGTGTCCACTGAACCACACTCCAATTAGAGAACATGGAGGTCTGCCACAGCTGGTCCAACTTATGATGCGTGCTCACCAAGACATGCAGAGGAGGCCTGGGCAGAGTGTTGTGATTGATAATGTCAGAATGGAAGACATTGTTGATGGATGTGTAGGTGCTCTCCATATTTTGGCACGCGAGGCACACAATAGAGCTGTTATACGAAGCCTTCATTGCATTCCCTTGTTTGTGCAG CTTTTATACTGCCCCATTGAAAATATCCAACGAGTGGCCGCAGGTGTTCTCTGTGAATTAGCACAAGACAAAGAAGGTGCTGAAACTATTGAAGCTGAGAATGCAACGGCTCCACTGACAGATCTGCTTCATTCGAGGAACGAGGGTATTGCTGCTTATGCTGCAGCGGTACTTTTCCGCATGTCAGAGGATAAGTCCCAAGACTACAAGAAACGACTTTCAGTTGAGCTGACCAGCTCACTGTTCCGTGAAGATGCACCATGGCCAGAG GCAATGGATGGTGACTTCCCAGACCCTGCTTACAATATGCCACCAGGAGCTGGCTATGGTTATCCACATGATGGCTTTGATTACAATCAGCCAATGGATTACTCTCATGAAGCAGGGTATGATTTTCACCATGGGGACCCTGGTATGCAGCCCCTTGGTCACCCTCCTGCCCGCGGTGGCACCTGGTACGATACTGATCTGTAA